A genomic region of Denticeps clupeoides chromosome 9, fDenClu1.1, whole genome shotgun sequence contains the following coding sequences:
- the arl5a gene encoding ADP-ribosylation factor-like protein 5A yields MGIIFTKLLRLFNHQEHKVIIVGLDNAGKTTILYQFSMNEVVHTSPTIGSNVEEIVVNNTHFLMWDIGGQESLRSSWNTYYTNTEFVIVVVDSTDRERISVTREELYRMLAHEDLKKAGLLIFANKQDVKGCMSVSEISTNLQLTSIKDHQWHIQACCALTGEGLCQGLEWMMSRLRVR; encoded by the exons ATGGGAATTATTTTTACCAAGTTATTGAGGCTTTTTAATCACCAAG AGCATAAGGTCATAATTGTTGGCTTGGACAATGCAGGGAAGACGACCATACTGTATCAGTT CTCAATGAATGAGGTGGTGCACACATCTCCCACAATAGGCAGCAATGTGGAGGAGATAGTGGTGAACAACACACATTTCCTTATGTGGGACATCGGTGGCCAGGAGTCTCTGCGCTCTTCATGGAACACCTATTACACCAACACAGAG TTTGTGATCGTAGTGGTTGACagtacagacagagagaggatcTCTGTGACAAGAGAAGAGCTCTACAGGATGCTTGCACATGAG GACTTGAAAAAGGCTGGCTTGTTGATATTTGCTAATAAGCAGGATGTAAAAGGTTGCATGTCAGTGTCTGAGATTTCCACAAACCTACAGCTCACGTCAATCAAGGACCACCAATGGCACATTCAGGCCTGCTGTGCACTCACCGGAGAGGG actGTGCCAGGGTCTTGAATGGATGATGTCACGACTAAGAGTAAGATGA